TATCTTTCTGGATAATCTTCTAAGATTGCATAAATCTCCTCGTGATGTTTCTTTAATACCTCTTTTAGGTGGTTTTTCATTTTGAGATAATAGGCGATACTCTCAAAAAATCTTTTTCCATTGATTATGGGCTGGTCTATTTGAAAAGGGTATTGCCTGTATTGTTTGTCTATATTTCTATAAAAAGACAAATTATAATCATCTGTGAAAAAATGTGCTATCTTGTGCATGGCTGCATACGGATAACTTATCTCCTCATGTAGGTTTATACCTTTGAAAACATGAATTTCCTGTTTTGTGAAAAATCTAGCACTCTTTCCTTGCGACCAATTTTTTATCCTAAACAGATAATCTGAAAATAATACTCTCAACTCTACATCTTCTACACTTTCCCACTCCTTAACGATGTTTTTTATGATTTTCTCATCTTTTGTTTCATACGAAAGTGCTCTGAGATGATAGGCTTTCAACAAATCATGGGGCTCCAAATCTTTTCCGCGTGCATTTTGCGAATCAAAGAATTGAAATGCTTCCGAAACATCGTCTATCTCTACTTTTACAAACTCACATTTCTCAAAGAAAAAATCAATCTCTTTTTTATCAAATTCTCCTATACGGCGTTGTATCTCATCATAATTATACTTGATGTTGTATTGCGAAATTTTATTGCTAAAATCTATATTTTTAGAATAAAATTCAATCTTTTTAGATAGCTTATCTTCTTGATTTTCTTTTTGATTTAGCGCAAGTGCGATTAAGAGAACGGTGATAAACCGTTGCTGACCGTCTACAATATTTAATATTTTTTTTCCCTCTCTCTCTTCTTTATGAAATACAATAGTGCCCAGGCGGTAGGCTGATTTCTCTTTAGAGAAGAGAATATCATCTATCAATTGATTTACATTCTGAACGCTCCATTTATACGGACGCTGATATGTTGGAATCTGTATATTTTCGGTTTGTAGCAAGGCAGAAATATTTATGACTTCTGCCACCTCTGTACTATATGTGCCGCTCATAATTTAATAGACTTTTATTTTTCCCGTTACTGCGCTATCTATCAACGATGTTTTGAGCTCCCGCAGGCGTTCTATTTGCTGCTGTTGTAGATTGATTGCATTGTCTATTTTTGCGGATTGATTGTCCAGAAAATCCGAAATGGCTTGTTGCTCTTCTAGTGGGGGGAGTGGGATTTTATTATCAATAATGGTTGGAGATACTCTTTTTAAACCAGCTGTACCAGTCATTGTTGATATTGCATATTGTTTAAATCTATTATTTTGGAAATAATAAAATAAAAAAATGTTTAATAAACTTTTATCAACAACTCTAAATACAAAAATTTCAGAAGTTCCAAATCCAAATCCATTCTCTAAATCATTTGCTATTGCAATATTGCCATTTTCAAAACATGGTGTAACTTTAGCCATAAGCACATCGTTGTTTTTAAAAGAAGTGTAGTTACATACATTCTCGTAAGTTGAAATACGTTTTTCTATCTTTCCGTTTCTAAGACATTCCATGGGGACAAAATTAACTTGGACATTTGACAATAAACTTTTATCTGAAAAATTTGGATTAAGTTTTGCTAAAAATTTAGTTTTTATAAATTTCCAATGTGCTGGAATTTGTCCGAGCCATTCTACGCCAGAATCTTTTAACGGGACATCGGGGTTTAGCCCCTTGGTCACTGCCTGCTGAATGATGATTTGTTTTCGCTCTTTGAGTAGTGCTATCATCTTTTCTTTTTGCGCGATTACACGCTCTATCTGCTGCGTTTTTCTATCTAAAAAATCCGCAATGGCTTGTTGCTCTTCTAGTGGGGGGACAATAAT
This Ornithobacterium rhinotracheale DNA region includes the following protein-coding sequences:
- a CDS encoding DUF262 domain-containing protein, producing the protein MSGTYSTEVAEVINISALLQTENIQIPTYQRPYKWSVQNVNQLIDDILFSKEKSAYRLGTIVFHKEEREGKKILNIVDGQQRFITVLLIALALNQKENQEDKLSKKIEFYSKNIDFSNKISQYNIKYNYDEIQRRIGEFDKKEIDFFFEKCEFVKVEIDDVSEAFQFFDSQNARGKDLEPHDLLKAYHLRALSYETKDEKIIKNIVKEWESVEDVELRVLFSDYLFRIKNWSQGKSARFFTKQEIHVFKGINLHEEISYPYAAMHKIAHFFTDDYNLSFYRNIDKQYRQYPFQIDQPIINGKRFFESIAYYLKMKNHLKEVLKKHHEEIYAILEDYPERYYIGDKYVRNLFDCALLYYWDRFGEVDIKKMIVKTFAWAYKLRLEYFAVQRASMDNYARQNLKIFNLIKYAIFHDEVLNNMNVMPTTYVNKADKRKEIQKMMEKLNYLKKDEQSNK
- a CDS encoding restriction endonuclease subunit S, giving the protein MSTGLKKYSQYKDSGVEWLGQIPAHWEFFKMKYCLTERNIKGFPEEEPLCATQSQGVIPQSIYGKRIVEAIKNLEQQKLVKKGDFVISLRSFQGGIEYSNHQGIISAAYIILCPNDNRFSKYYKYLFKSHSFIQLLKSFVTGIREGQNINYSELKNEFIIVPPLEEQQAIADFLDRKTQQIERVIAQKEKMIALLKERKQIIIQQAVTKGLNPDVPLKDSGVEWLGQIPAHWKFIKTKFLAKLNPNFSDKSLLSNVQVNFVPMECLRNGKIEKRISTYENVCNYTSFKNNDVLMAKVTPCFENGNIAIANDLENGFGFGTSEIFVFRVVDKSLLNIFLFYYFQNNRFKQYAISTMTGTAGLKRVSPTIIDNKIPLPPLEEQQAISDFLDNQSAKIDNAINLQQQQIERLRELKTSLIDSAVTGKIKVY